A single genomic interval of Drosophila virilis strain 15010-1051.87 chromosome 2, Dvir_AGI_RSII-ME, whole genome shotgun sequence harbors:
- the LOC116651936 gene encoding uncharacterized protein, whose protein sequence is MAEATSADSFKVDEIVFAQKYGYIPWPAKLIDKSNGRNGLVQFVLTNDRHLIPYGKIWIYNEQSKRQFVTRQTMEYEDFRAAIYITEYLVQKALDTGAAAATCSRITPSQQELRFLQEVRKQRSTLHVEPFFIGHVNKLRSSLTQRQQNYAAAQLAFQELLELPISQLLLVRNQEAVESIRLLCRFVNSAPANPADPALVRELAGRLIRRFANVFTQPFTMPDFWCEYCMLAGIYRRHTVEIDNQSK, encoded by the exons ATGGCAGAGGCAACGTCAGCTG ATTCGTTTAAAGTGGATGAGATCGTGTTTGCCCAGAAATATGGCTATATACCCTGGCCGGCCAAGCTCATAGATAAATCGAATGGACGCAATGGGCTCGTGCAGTTCGTGCTAACCAATGATCGCCACCTAATACCCTATGGGAAAATATGGATTTACAACGAACAGAGCAAACGACAATTTGTCACAAGACAAACAATGGAGTATGAGGATTTTCGTGCAGCGATTTATATAACGGAATATCTAGTACAGAAAGCGCTGGATACAGGTGCGGCGGCCGCGACCTGCTCAAGGATCACGCCCAGCCAGCAGGAGCTGCGCTTTCTGCAGGAGGTGCGCAAACAGCGCAGCACGCTTCACGTTGAACCGTTTTTTATTGGACATGTCAACAAACTGCGCAGCAGTCTAACCCAACGCCAGCAAAACTATGCAGCCGCACAGCTGGCATTCCAGGAGCTGCTCGAGCTGCCCATTAGCCAGCTGTTGCTCGTACGCAACCAGGAGGCGGTGGAGTCCATAAGACTGCTCTGTCGGTTTGTCAACAGTGCGCCTGCAAATCCGGCTGATCCGGCGCTGGTGCGAGAGCTGGCCGGGCGGCTAATTAGGCGCTTCGCCAACGTCTTTACGCAACCCTTTACCATGCCGGACTTCTGGTGCGAATACTGCATGCTGGCCGGCATCTATAGACGTCATACGGTGGAAATTGACAATCAGTCAAAGTGA